The Romeriopsis navalis LEGE 11480 genome segment TCGGCACCTGTCGTTGGCCGGAATTTTCTTGTCATTTAAATTCTGAAATTAATTTATAGAAGGCTTTTAGCTGCTTAAGGTAAATTGTGCTCTGTTAAATATTTAGTGTGATTCGGTCGGTTTTAGGGGGATGTCGATCGCGGCCCGTCTGGCTTTACATTTTGCGATCGTCGGTTGTGCCTAAGCTATCAATGTCGTTTGACCATTTGATTGATGCTGGTGGCCGATAACTCGTTCAGTTTTCAATAGCGGCCGGTTATTGATTGAATTTGGGTAATTGCGGTTGTCGGCGCTGGAGGTTGTTGCCGGAATGACTCAACAGGGGATAAATGGCGGAATTGTAACAATAAATTTCAAAAATTAAATCGATTTTTAAATCCTCTGAAACTACTTCTGGTAATTGCTTTTAAAGAATTTTACTGGGTTTACTGGCATGACTTTTCGGACAAATTCACGATCGAGACTTGCAGTTATGTAAACTTTCTGTTACATTTATTTACATAAAGCAACGAAACGAATTCATGCGTTCAGCCTAATTGTCTTGGCGTGAGTTCCATGTAACTTCAGAGGAAATCCCATGACTGCTAGAAGCTACACGATCGAAGAAAACGGTACGTTCAACAACTTCGCAGTTGAGCCGGAAATGTATGTTGATGAGTCGGTGCAGACCGGTTTTACGCAGTACGCCGAGATGATGAATGGTCGGTTCGCCATGATTGGTTTTGTCGCACTGCTTCTGACGGAGGCGCTTTCGGGCCACAGCTTCATCAGCATCATGCTGGGCCAGTAAGACTCAAGAAGATATTGCAGTAAATGTCGCGGCAACATATGTCGAAGTTTGTCTGATGCGATTTTGTTGCAGGCGAGCGTAAATTCCCAAAATAACAAGGCACTTCATCATGGAAAAGCAATCATTCAAGTTTGGTTTCAACCCGTTTAACGAGCTATGGAATGGCCGTTTGGCAATGCTCGGATTTGTAATTGGTCTAGCAACTGAGCTACTTACAGGCCAGAGTGTATTGGGTCAGTTGGGTCTCATGTAGTTGGCCGTTTTGAGCTGTCTATCTTAACTGAAGGATGGTTGAGGCGAGCCAAAGTTGTCTCAGCCGTCCTTGTTTGGTTACGTGCTTCAATATGTCGAACTCACCGATCGCGGCATGCGTGGTTGAACGCCCAAAATTTTGATCACTTCAAGCAGGATTGACTAATGGAATCAACCGATCAACTGTCCCTGGAACAACAGTTTCAGCAACGCCAGTTTTCTGACCAGGTGCGTCGGCTTTC includes the following:
- a CDS encoding chlorophyll a/b-binding protein translates to MTARSYTIEENGTFNNFAVEPEMYVDESVQTGFTQYAEMMNGRFAMIGFVALLLTEALSGHSFISIMLGQ